A window of Flavobacteriales bacterium contains these coding sequences:
- a CDS encoding SET domain-containing protein-lysine N-methyltransferase, which produces MSKHAIIKESPIHGKGVFASRNIKSGETIATCHVLLLSHHEELPESIATLQFPWSDDFYALCISSIGSFFNHNKDASAKVTAQNPETETQDFIATRNIEEGEEITIFYNQEFEDYIQ; this is translated from the coding sequence ATGTCTAAGCACGCAATTATCAAGGAAAGTCCCATTCATGGCAAAGGCGTTTTTGCGTCACGAAACATCAAATCCGGCGAGACCATTGCAACTTGCCATGTATTACTCTTGTCGCATCATGAAGAATTGCCAGAAAGTATTGCAACCTTACAATTCCCGTGGAGCGATGACTTTTACGCTTTATGTATTAGCAGTATTGGAAGTTTCTTTAACCACAATAAAGATGCAAGTGCGAAAGTAACCGCACAGAATCCAGAAACGGAAACACAAGACTTTATTGCAACTAGAAACATTGAAGAAGGAGAAGAAATAACAATTTTCTACAATCAAGAATTCGAAGACTATATCCAATAA
- a CDS encoding heme-binding protein: protein MNITLEQAEQVIVAAKAKSVEIDTKMNIAVVDAGANLVAFARMDGAWLGSLDISIKKAKTARFFDMNTGIIGSLSQPGGXLYNIEHSNGGLITFPGGIPIKNAAGDIIGAVGVSGSSVENDHTVAEAGQGAA from the coding sequence ATGAATATTACATTAGAACAAGCTGAGCAAGTAATAGTTGCTGCAAAAGCTAAATCTGTAGAGATCGATACTAAAATGAATATTGCTGTTGTTGACGCTGGAGCTAACTTGGTAGCATTTGCAAGAATGGACGGAGCATGGTTAGGGTCATTAGATATCTCTATCAAAAAAGCAAAGACTGCTAGATTCTTCGATATGAACACAGGTATCATTGGTTCTCTTTCTCAACCAGGTGGTGANTTATATAACATCGAACATTCTAATGGTGGGTTAATTACTTTCCCAGGTGGTATTCCAATTAAAAATGCTGCTGGTGACATTATCGGTGCTGTAGGTGTAAGTGGTAGTTCTGTTGAGAACGATCACACGGTTGCAGAAGCTGGTCAAGGCGCTGCATAA